The Verrucomicrobium spinosum DSM 4136 = JCM 18804 DNA segment CTGCTCTAGAGTGCGGGAAAAGAGCGTCGTCGCTTTCGTGATTTAGTGGGATCAAGCGCTTGCAAGATGTGCTTGCATGTTTCAAGCTCCCCGCGCTCCGCCTTGGAGCTCTCTGAGTTTTCTCCATGCACGACTTCAGCCCCAAGCCCGGTAATTCTCATACTCCGCCAGACCACCACTATATGTGTGCTTTGGGAGGTATGTACAGGGTACAAACGGTGCGCTAAAGTTCCGCGGTGGGTGTCACCCGTGTGTCGCTACACCTGTCATAAATGTATCATTCGAAATTAACTGTTCATCCCAGGAGGTCCCCAACGTGAAGTTCAAGTGCCCATCATGTGACATGAGTCTGAAGGCCGAGCCGGAATGGGCTGGCAAAGTGGTCCGCTGCCCCGGCTGCAACACCAAGCTGCAGATTCCTGAGAACATCGGTGGTGCGCCGCCTGCGGCAGAGGCTCCCGCTCCTGGTCCTGCTCCGTCCTTCAGCAGCTCTGCGCCGCTGCCAGATGCTGCTCCGCCTCCGCCTATTGGCGGCGGTTTGGATAGTTTCGTGCAGCGTCCAGAGCGCCTCGGTTGGAAGGAAAGCGATCCCACCAACCCCAACGGTTACCTCAGCTTTGCCATCGGTGTCGTGCTGACCGTTGCGTGGTTTGGCATTGTCTATCCCTTCCAGGCACCAGCCGCCAAGGCGGTGGCGGAGTACAGCTCGATGGAAACGATCGCGAACGTGTTCTTCAAGCACTTCCTGATCAGCTTCATCAACACGATGTTCTTCTTCTGGGCTGCGGCGATTCTTTATCTCAAGCTGGGCAAGTTGAAGCATCAGCGTGAAGCCTTGTTCTTGGACGTCCTCCCGGCAGAGTTGGGCCGTGAGATCAACGGCCAAAACGTCGGCAACTTCATCGATCACCTCTACAATATGCCTGTCCGTCTGCGTGACAGCTTGATGGTGAACCGCATCCGCAAGGCGCTGGAACTCTTCGAAGTTCGCCAGAACACGCCGGATGTCGGCTCCATGATGTCCAGCCAGTCCAGCATCGATGGTGCCCGTATCGGCGGCAGTTACATCATGCTGAAGGCGTTCCTTTGGGCCATTCCGCTCATGGGCTTCATTGGTACGGTTATCGGTCTTTCCCACGCCATCGGGGGCATGAGTTTTGCCAACATGGATGACGTGAGCGCGATTGTGGGTTCCATCAGTGCGGTGACGAGCGGTCTCGGTACCGCTTTCGACGCGACGCTGTTGGGCCTTGTGCTTGCGGTGTTCCTGAATTTCCCAATGAACGCCCTCGCCAAGAACGAGGACGAGATGCTCAACGAGATCGACGCCTTCTGCAACGAAGTGCTCCTGCCCCGCCTGAACGACGGTGCTGGCGCGGGTGGTGGCGATGTGGCGGCAATCGCCGACTCCGTGATGCGCGGCCTGGCCGGCGCTCAGAAGGAGTTCCTTGTGGACCTCAATGAGCTGTCGAAGCGGATGAACGAATACGCCAGCAATCTGGACAAACGCTCTGACGCCTTCCAGCAGGTGGTCACCAAGGAGTTCATCAACAACACGACCCAGATGCGCACGGAGATGCAGGAGTCGCTCAAAGATTCCCTCAAGGTTGTCACCCAGTACATGGGCGCGCTTGAGACGGGTGTGCGTGGCTTGAACACCGTGCTCAAGGAGCTGGGTGAAAAGCAAATTCTCGTACAGCAGGTGAAGAAGAAGGGCTGGTTCGGCCGCGACTGATTTCCTCCTGCGTGCCTGTGCTGACTCTTTCAACCCTACAACTCTGAGCCGCTGACCG contains these protein-coding regions:
- a CDS encoding MotA/TolQ/ExbB proton channel family protein, whose translation is MSLKAEPEWAGKVVRCPGCNTKLQIPENIGGAPPAAEAPAPGPAPSFSSSAPLPDAAPPPPIGGGLDSFVQRPERLGWKESDPTNPNGYLSFAIGVVLTVAWFGIVYPFQAPAAKAVAEYSSMETIANVFFKHFLISFINTMFFFWAAAILYLKLGKLKHQREALFLDVLPAELGREINGQNVGNFIDHLYNMPVRLRDSLMVNRIRKALELFEVRQNTPDVGSMMSSQSSIDGARIGGSYIMLKAFLWAIPLMGFIGTVIGLSHAIGGMSFANMDDVSAIVGSISAVTSGLGTAFDATLLGLVLAVFLNFPMNALAKNEDEMLNEIDAFCNEVLLPRLNDGAGAGGGDVAAIADSVMRGLAGAQKEFLVDLNELSKRMNEYASNLDKRSDAFQQVVTKEFINNTTQMRTEMQESLKDSLKVVTQYMGALETGVRGLNTVLKELGEKQILVQQVKKKGWFGRD